One window of the Candidatus Woesearchaeota archaeon genome contains the following:
- the carA gene encoding glutamine-hydrolyzing carbamoyl-phosphate synthase small subunit, with protein sequence MGDNKSSQESSLILSDGSIYYGKSIGSTGSVAGEVVFNTGMVGYPEAFTDPSYRGQILVLTYPLIGNYGVPDHEMENGLLKSLESDRIHIAGLIISDYSFNHSHWHAAKSLSDWLKEEGIPALYGIDTRMLTKKLREKGVMLGKIENQGPVAFDDPNKRNLVDEVSIKKPVVYNEGKKTRIVLIDCGAKYNIIRSLIKRDVTVIRVPWDYDFFGMKFNGVMISNGPGDPKMCKATINNVKKLLDRKIITFGICLGNQLLALAAGGDTYKLKYGHRSQNQPCKEIGTQRCYITTQNHGFAVDTNKLPKGWHPWFENANDGTNEGIRHESGRFFSVQFHPEAAPGPVDTNFLFDIFTEKVRKNAK encoded by the coding sequence ATGGGGGACAATAAATCTTCACAGGAATCAAGCTTAATTCTCAGTGACGGCTCAATTTATTATGGCAAATCCATTGGCTCCACCGGGTCTGTTGCAGGGGAAGTTGTATTCAACACAGGCATGGTGGGATATCCTGAGGCCTTTACAGACCCGTCATACAGGGGCCAAATTCTTGTCCTGACTTATCCACTGATTGGCAATTATGGCGTGCCTGACCATGAAATGGAAAACGGCCTGCTGAAAAGCCTGGAGTCGGACAGGATACACATTGCAGGGCTGATAATAAGCGATTATTCATTCAACCACAGCCACTGGCATGCGGCAAAATCCCTTTCTGACTGGCTGAAGGAAGAGGGGATTCCGGCGCTTTATGGCATAGACACAAGAATGCTGACAAAAAAGCTGAGGGAAAAGGGAGTGATGCTCGGCAAGATTGAAAACCAGGGGCCCGTGGCATTCGACGACCCAAACAAGCGCAACCTCGTTGACGAGGTCAGCATAAAAAAGCCGGTTGTCTACAACGAGGGCAAAAAAACCAGGATTGTGCTGATTGACTGCGGCGCAAAATACAACATCATCAGGAGCCTGATAAAGAGGGACGTGACAGTCATACGTGTTCCATGGGATTATGATTTCTTTGGCATGAAATTCAACGGTGTGATGATCTCAAACGGGCCAGGCGACCCAAAGATGTGCAAGGCCACAATCAACAATGTGAAGAAATTGCTGGACAGGAAAATCATAACTTTTGGGATTTGCCTGGGCAACCAATTGCTGGCGCTTGCCGCAGGCGGAGACACCTACAAGCTGAAGTACGGCCACAGATCGCAGAACCAGCCCTGCAAGGAAATTGGCACGCAAAGATGCTACATCACAACACAAAACCATGGCTTTGCAGTTGACACAAACAAGCTTCCCAAAGGATGGCACCCCTGGTTTGAAAATGCAAATGACGGAACCAATGAGGGGATAAGGCACGAAAGCGGAAGGTTTTTTTCAGTCCAGTTCCATCCCGAGGCCGCGCCGGGCCCCGTTGACACAAATTTTCTTTTTGACATATTCACAGAGAAGGTCAGGAAAAATGCGAAATAA
- a CDS encoding NUDIX domain-containing protein yields the protein MAKKDAKEEVAVVDRNDRLIGKADRESVIRNRKYFRAVRIFIKNKSGEFTLLKRTESKIVFPGCWELGAGGAVKPGETYLAAAKREIKEELGITDPNLKLIRKVRIEIPEENLFVKVYSLTYDGKYKLQKSEVTDFMTLPREKIAGFGRKNKIHYPTFNYFAKFSKERLL from the coding sequence ATGGCAAAAAAGGATGCCAAAGAAGAGGTTGCTGTTGTAGACAGGAATGACAGGCTGATTGGCAAGGCAGACAGGGAAAGCGTGATCAGAAACAGGAAATATTTCAGGGCAGTCAGGATTTTCATAAAAAACAAGTCAGGGGAGTTTACCCTGCTCAAGCGCACTGAAAGCAAGATTGTTTTTCCAGGCTGCTGGGAACTGGGTGCGGGCGGGGCAGTGAAGCCCGGGGAAACTTACCTCGCAGCAGCCAAAAGGGAGATCAAGGAGGAGCTTGGTATTACAGATCCCAACCTGAAGCTCATAAGAAAAGTGAGAATTGAAATCCCCGAAGAAAACCTGTTTGTCAAGGTTTACAGTCTAACTTACGACGGGAAGTACAAGCTGCAAAAATCAGAAGTGACTGATTTCATGACTTTGCCAAGGGAGAAAATAGCAGGCTTTGGCAGGAAAAACAAAATCCACTATCCAACCTTCAATTATTTTGCAAAATTCAGCAAGGAGAGGCTGTTGTAA